One genomic region from Anabaena sp. PCC 7108 encodes:
- a CDS encoding PD-(D/E)XK nuclease family protein has product MSTPDRPFASYHLWSLFAPAIGQERWHCQMRRGFIKARQHEPQVKALLMQATPPQRIGILAQKGVYEFHHHRHLLTQSDGVEKVAQLLKLRDSSEQVKQRVLQILQKYQKSPLLVGKHILQLTPGDEGFPKPIVIEQQDYCFRLYAAMDCVFIESDSTLHILDFKTGKSAFDRRQALVYLLAARYLYPGKTAVASFYNLEVGKKSELITINHHELASLEFELANIANRHQIDLQKYQASSSNFSKIFPPNPGNHCRFCPFNSICEFSDFQGAKLQAMPITRNRCQLPKLH; this is encoded by the coding sequence ATGTCAACCCCCGATAGACCTTTTGCCAGTTATCACCTTTGGTCTTTATTTGCCCCAGCGATAGGGCAAGAACGTTGGCACTGCCAAATGAGGCGCGGATTTATTAAAGCGCGACAGCATGAACCGCAAGTCAAAGCTTTATTAATGCAAGCTACACCACCTCAGCGAATTGGTATTCTTGCCCAAAAAGGCGTTTATGAGTTTCATCATCATCGACATTTGTTAACTCAGTCTGATGGTGTTGAGAAAGTTGCCCAATTACTGAAGCTACGGGACTCTAGTGAGCAAGTCAAGCAGCGAGTACTCCAAATTTTGCAAAAATACCAAAAATCTCCCTTGCTGGTTGGTAAACACATTCTCCAATTAACTCCTGGAGATGAAGGATTTCCCAAACCAATAGTCATTGAACAACAAGATTATTGTTTTCGATTATATGCGGCTATGGACTGTGTATTTATCGAATCTGATAGCACCCTACATATTTTAGATTTTAAAACTGGTAAATCGGCTTTTGACCGTAGACAAGCACTAGTTTATTTACTCGCAGCACGTTATCTTTATCCAGGAAAAACAGCTGTAGCCTCTTTTTATAATTTGGAAGTTGGTAAAAAATCTGAATTAATAACTATTAATCATCATGAATTAGCATCCCTAGAATTTGAGTTGGCGAATATCGCCAATAGACACCAAATTGATTTACAAAAATATCAAGCAAGCAGCAGTAATTTTAGTAAAATATTTCCACCCAATCCCGGTAATCATTGCCGCTTTTGCCCCTTTAATTCAATTTGTGAGTTCTCTGATTTTCAAGGTGCAAAATTACAGGCCATGCCAATTACTAGAAATCGCTGTCAATTACCTAAACTGCACTGA